One Sodalinema gerasimenkoae IPPAS B-353 DNA segment encodes these proteins:
- a CDS encoding isochorismate synthase, with protein sequence MVVQPSPTQCFQNCQDIERFLFNWQQKLPETLRSHWLSLRVRLPDLDPLLAFDQHQRGDQPSFYLENPRQQQAIAAWGSCCQIAANGDQRFQRIQDFIRHCHENASLINPRLGWPQGLQIFCSFSFFDQSSNALFPAASAFLPQWQLSHQPGQTLATCNLPLTRDSDLANLSQQIWDTLEQLRSLPSTPVRQPGPALPQPVHCDWRDIQQFQHNVLRALNAIETKQLQKVVLSHAIDLQARSPFHLTTALAQLRQHYPDCYSFAVGNGNGQYFIGASPERLLSSHHGQLIADALAGSAPRGETPSTDAQLANHLLSSPKERHEHRVVLHFIQKQLQSLGLTLHPVPPIRLLQLSNIQHLWTPIRANLPNSVHPLQVLAQLHPTPAVAGVPCPEACQAIQNWETLDRQLYAAPLGWVNDQGDSEFIVGIRSALINGDRARLYAGAGIVAGSDPAKELAEIQLKLQALLNTLNGN encoded by the coding sequence ATGGTCGTTCAACCCAGTCCGACACAGTGCTTTCAAAATTGTCAAGATATTGAGAGATTTCTTTTCAATTGGCAGCAAAAATTACCCGAGACCCTGCGATCGCATTGGCTGAGTCTACGGGTGAGGCTACCCGATCTCGACCCCCTCCTAGCCTTCGACCAGCATCAGCGGGGTGATCAGCCCTCATTTTACTTAGAAAACCCACGTCAGCAGCAGGCGATCGCCGCCTGGGGCAGTTGTTGTCAGATAGCGGCCAACGGAGACCAGCGATTCCAGAGAATACAGGACTTTATCCGCCACTGTCACGAGAACGCCAGCCTCATCAACCCCCGTCTGGGCTGGCCCCAAGGCCTGCAAATCTTCTGTAGTTTCAGCTTCTTCGACCAATCCAGCAACGCCCTATTCCCCGCCGCCAGTGCCTTCCTACCCCAATGGCAACTCAGCCATCAACCCGGACAAACCCTCGCCACCTGTAACCTACCCCTGACCCGTGACAGCGATCTCGCGAATCTGAGTCAACAGATCTGGGACACCCTGGAACAGTTGCGATCGCTGCCCTCAACCCCAGTCCGCCAACCCGGTCCAGCCCTCCCCCAACCCGTCCACTGCGACTGGCGAGATATCCAACAGTTCCAACACAACGTACTGCGGGCCCTCAACGCCATCGAAACCAAACAACTCCAAAAAGTCGTCCTCTCCCACGCCATCGACCTGCAAGCCCGTTCCCCCTTCCATCTCACCACCGCCCTAGCCCAACTCAGACAACACTATCCCGACTGTTACAGCTTCGCCGTCGGCAACGGCAATGGTCAATACTTCATCGGCGCCAGTCCCGAACGTCTCCTCAGCAGTCATCACGGTCAACTCATCGCCGACGCCCTAGCCGGTTCCGCCCCCCGAGGTGAAACCCCCTCCACCGACGCCCAACTGGCCAACCATCTCCTCTCGAGTCCCAAAGAACGCCATGAACATCGCGTCGTCTTACATTTCATCCAAAAGCAACTACAATCATTAGGGCTAACCCTACATCCCGTCCCCCCCATTCGCCTACTGCAACTGTCCAACATCCAACATCTGTGGACCCCCATCCGCGCCAACCTACCCAACAGCGTCCATCCCCTGCAAGTTCTCGCCCAACTTCATCCCACCCCCGCCGTCGCCGGAGTTCCCTGTCCCGAAGCCTGTCAGGCCATCCAAAACTGGGAAACCCTTGATCGCCAACTCTACGCCGCCCCCCTCGGCTGGGTCAACGATCAAGGAGACAGCGAGTTTATCGTCGGCATCCGGTCCGCCCTCATCAACGGCGATCGCGCCCGTCTCTACGCCGGGGCCGGCATCGTCGCCGGTTCCGATCCCGCCAAAGAACTCGCAGAAATCCAACTCAAACTCCAAGCCCTCCTCAACACCCTAAACGGCAATTAA
- the menA gene encoding 2-carboxy-1,4-naphthoquinone phytyltransferase, with amino-acid sequence MTTISSSATSFKLWFAAIKPPMYTVAIIPIWVGTAVAVAEQHLLNLRIFSTFVTAAILIIAWLNLSNDVFDSETGIDKNKSHSLVNLTGNKSLIFSLANLCLILGLAGIVAIAVWQQDLTILALILGCCALGYSYQGPPFRLGYQGLGEPICFLTFGPMALAAAYYSQTQSWQGLVNHPIPFLVASSFIGLSTSIILFCSHFHQVDDDQAAGKRSPIVRLGTQRGATLLSYVTGFIFLELAIAISLGYLSPWVFLTFLSLPIAIQLCRHVQRHHNQPQQVSNCKFIAVNLHFLSGLLLGISLTL; translated from the coding sequence ATGACCACAATATCTTCATCTGCGACTTCATTTAAACTCTGGTTTGCTGCTATCAAGCCCCCCATGTACACTGTTGCCATTATTCCCATTTGGGTGGGAACGGCGGTGGCTGTGGCGGAACAGCACCTGTTAAATCTGCGCATTTTCTCAACGTTTGTAACAGCGGCAATTTTAATCATTGCTTGGCTAAATTTAAGTAATGATGTGTTTGACTCAGAAACTGGAATTGACAAAAACAAATCCCATTCTCTGGTTAACCTAACCGGCAATAAATCCCTCATCTTCAGTCTAGCCAATCTCTGTTTAATCCTGGGGCTTGCTGGGATTGTGGCGATCGCCGTTTGGCAGCAAGACCTAACTATCCTGGCCCTAATTCTAGGCTGTTGCGCCCTCGGCTACAGTTACCAAGGTCCCCCATTTCGCCTGGGCTATCAAGGACTCGGAGAACCCATTTGTTTTCTGACCTTTGGTCCGATGGCCCTAGCGGCAGCCTACTACAGTCAAACTCAGTCTTGGCAGGGCTTAGTGAATCATCCCATTCCCTTTCTGGTGGCCTCAAGCTTTATTGGTCTGAGTACCAGTATTATCCTCTTCTGTTCCCACTTCCACCAAGTGGACGACGACCAAGCCGCCGGGAAGCGATCGCCGATTGTGCGTCTAGGAACCCAACGGGGGGCGACTCTCCTGAGTTACGTCACTGGATTCATTTTTCTGGAGTTGGCGATCGCCATCAGCCTCGGCTACCTCTCTCCCTGGGTGTTCCTCACCTTTCTCAGTCTCCCCATTGCCATCCAACTCTGTCGCCATGTCCAACGTCACCATAACCAACCCCAACAGGTGAGTAACTGCAAATTCATCGCCGTTAACTTACACTTCCTCAGTGGACTTCTCCTAGGGATTAGTCTAACCCTGTGA